A genome region from Manihot esculenta cultivar AM560-2 chromosome 5, M.esculenta_v8, whole genome shotgun sequence includes the following:
- the LOC110615552 gene encoding threonine--tRNA ligase, mitochondrial 1 codes for MLCALLFGIRRYSSHFLLSKSPRSRSGLFFSTFASTMAVSHPKDESYLKAVIEKRIKFFESIKSQQLSHLQSLDHDPIKITLADGKVKEGKRWLSSPLDIAREISKSLAANALIAQVDGTLWDMNRPLESDCELKIFTFDSDEGRDTFWHSSAHILGQSLEMEYGCKLCIGPCTTRGEGFYYDAFYGELGLNDDHFKQIEAGALKAVAEKQPFERIEVSREQALEIFSENNFKVEIINDLPADKTITVYRCGPLVDLCRGPHIPNTSFVKAFACLKASSAYWRGNKDRESLQRVYGISYPDQKRLKEYIQLLEEAKKYDHRLLGTKQELFFCHPLSPGSWFFLPHGTRIYNKLVEFIRTQYRDRGYEEVKSPNIYNMKLWETSGHAANYKENMFLLEIEKQEFGLKPMNCPGHCLIFQHRVRSYRELPLRLADFGALHRNEASGALTGLTRVRRFQQDDAHIFCMEKQIKDEVMSVLEFIDYAYKIFGFTYELKLSTRPEKYLGNLATWEKAEEALKAALDEFGKPWQIDEGDGAFYGPKIDISVSDALKRKFQCATLQLDFQLPDRFELDYSAEDEAKRERPVMIHRAILGSVERMFAILLEHYKGKWPFWLSPRQAIVCPVSEKSQPYAEEVRVLIHNAGYFVDVDTTDRKIQKKVREAQLAQYNYILVVGEEEAKTGQVSVRVRDKADHSVMSIESLLKHFKDEVAAFH; via the exons ATGCTATGCGCGCTGCTCTTTGGTATCCGCCGTTACTCTTCTCATTTCCTCCTCTCTAAATCTCCTCGCAGTCGCAGCGGTCTCTTCTTCTCCACCTTTGCTTCTACTATGGCTGTCTCTCACCCCAAAGACGAATCTTATCTCAAAGCAGTGATCGAAAAACGCATCAAGTTCTTCGAATCCATCAAGTCACAGCAGCTCAGCCATCTTCAATCCCTCGACCACGACCCTATCAA GATTACTTTGGCTGACGGAAAAGTAAAAGAAGGCAAGAGATGGTTATCGTCTCCGTTGGATATCGCCAGAGAGATTTCTAAGAGTTTGGCGGCCAATGCTTTAATTGCTCAAGTTGACGGGACACTTTGGGACATGAACAGGCCGTTAGAGAGCGATTGTGAGCTCAAGATTTTTACATTTGACAGTGATGAAGGGCGCGATACCTTTTGGCATTCAAGTGCTCATATTCTTGGCCAG TCACTGGAGATGGAGTATGGTTGCAAGCTCTGCATTGGACCCTGTACGACAAGAGGGGAA GGATTCTACTATGATGCATTCTATGGTGAATTGGGCTTAAATGATGATCATTTTAAGCAAATTGAAGCTGGGGCATTGAAAGCTGTTGCG GAAAAGCAACCTTTTGAACGTATTGAAGTATCAAGGGAACAAGCACTTGAgattttttcagaaaataattttaag GTTGAAATCATCAATGATCTTCCTGCAGACAAGACTATAACTGTGTACAGGTGTGGCCCATTGGTAGATTTATGTCGAGGACCCCATATACCTAATACATCCTTTGTGAAAGCATTTGCATGTTTGAAG GCCTCATCAGCCTATTGGAGGGGTAATAAAGATCGTGAAAGTTTACAAAGAGTTTACGGGATATCCTATCCTGATCAAAAACGATTGAAG GAATACattcaactgttggaagaagcAAAGAAGTATGACCACAGATTATTGGGTACAAAACAGGAGCTTTTCTTTTGTCATCCACTGAG TCCTGGAAGTTGGTTTTTCCTTCCACATGGAACTCGAATTTACAACAAATTAGTGGAGTTTATACGAACTCAATACAGAGACAGAGGCTATGAAGAG GTTAAGTCTCCAAATATTTACAACATGAAACTTTGGGAGACATCTGGCCATGCTGCAAATTATAAGGAGAATATGTTTTTGCTTGAG ATTGAGAAGCAAGAGTTTGGCCTGAAACCAATGAATTGCCCTGGGCATTGTTTGATATTTCAACACAGAGTCCGTTCATATAGAG AGCTTCCTCTTCGGCTGGCTGATTTTGGAGCCTTGCATCGCAATGAGGCCAGTGGAGCACTCACTGGATTAACACGTGTTCGAAGGTTTCAGCAG GATGATGCTCATATATTCTGCATGGAGAAGCAG ATAAAAGATGAAGTGATGAGTGTCTTAGAATTCATTGATTATGCTTATAAGATATTTGGATTCACTTATGAGCTGAAGCTATCTACG AGGCCAGAGAAATATCTAGGGAACTTGGCTACATGGGAGAAAGCTGAGGAGGCTCTTAAAGCAGCATTGGATGAGTTTGGGAAGCCTTGGCAG ATTGATGAAGGTGATGGAGCTTTCTATGGACCAAAAATAGATATAAGTGTATCTGATGCATTGAAAAGGAAATTTCAGTGTGCCACGTTGCAG CTTGACTTCCAGCTTCCAGATCGATTTGAGTTGGACTACTCAGCGGAGGATGAAGCCAAGCGGGAAAGACCTGTTATGATACACAGGGCCATCCTAGGTTCTGTTGAGCGTATGTTTGCCATACTATTGGAGCATTACAAGGGGAAATGGCCTTTCTGGCTTAGTCCTCGTCAAGCAATTGTTTGCCCTGTGTCTGAGAAATCCCAACCTTATGCAGAAGAG GTGAGGGTTCTGATACACAATGCTGGTTATTTTGTTGATGTCGACACAACTGACAGAAAGATTCAGAAAAAG GTACGAGAAGCTCAGTTGGCACAGTATAACTATATATTGGTGGTAGGTGAAGAGGAAGCCAAAACTGGACAG GTGAGCGTGCGAGTGAGAGATAAGGCTGATCACTCAGTGATGAGTATTGAGAGCTTACTGAAACACTTCAAGGATGAAGTAGCAGCTTTTCATTAG
- the LOC110615073 gene encoding protein RICE SALT SENSITIVE 3 — protein MEEHLSPLAVTHLLQHTLRSLCIHENSQWLYAVFWRILPRNYPPPKWDGQGAYDRSRGNRRNWILVWEDGFCNFSASAAEINSSDCPSSSVYGNCEFQPYQGLQPELFFKMSHEIYNYGEGLIGKVAADHSHKWIHKEPNDQEINFLSSWHNSADSHPRTWEAQFQSGVKTIALIAVREGVIQLGAVHKVIEDLSYVVLLRKKFSYIESIPGVLLPHPSSSAFPYKVDGYGIPETWHYQSTIAPPTEFYDHFNQVPFKITPSMSSLEALLSKLPSVVPPAQPGPGYCTESQPQSDSHYLSIQRHGEYMSMEKVAKEEIDEDYRGEYDIGESSSSMSAYHRQQFQHQHHQDLNVTSSRPNKSYFE, from the exons ATGGAAGAACATCTCAGCCCATTAGCTGTAACTCATCTCCTTCAACACACCCTGCGAAGCTTGTGTATTCATGAAAACTCTCAGTGGCTTTATGCTGTCTTTTGGAGGATCTTGCCTAGGAATTACCCACCACCCAA ATGGGATGGTCAAGGAGCCTACGACAGGTCAAGAGGAAACAGAAGAAACTG GATATTGGTTTGGGAAGATGGTTTCTGCAACTTTTCCGCATCAGCTGCAGAGATCAATTCTAGTGATTGTCCAAGTTCATCTGTTTATGGAAACTGCGAATTTCAACCCTATCAAGGGCTTCAACCAGAGCTCTTCTTCAAGATGTCCCATGAAATCTACAACTACGGAGAAGG ACTGATTGGTAAAGTAGCTGCTGATCATAGTCATAAGTGGATACACAAGGAACCTAATGATCAAGAAATCAACTTCTTGTCATCCTGGCACAACTCGGCTGATTCA CATCCTAGGACATGGGAAGCCCAGTTCCAATCTGGTGTAAAG ACAATAGCACTTATTGCTGTTAGGGAAGGTGTTATTCAACTAGGAGCTGTCCACAag GTTATTGAAGACCTGAGCTATGTAGTTCTACTAAGAAAGAAATTCAGCTACATAGAAAGCATTCCTGGAGTTCTCTTGCCACACCCATCATCATCTGCATTTCCTTACAAGGTAGACGGATATGGCATACCAGAGACATGGCACTATCAGAGCACTATTGCACCACCAACAGAGTTCTATGACCACTTCAACCAAGTCCCATTCAAGATAACACCCTCCATGAGCAGCCTTGAAGCCCTACTCTCCAAGCTCCCATCGGTGGTGCCACCTGCACAGCCAGGTCCAGGCTACTGTACTGAGTCACAGCCACAGTCAGATTCTCACTACCTCTCCATCCAAAGACATGGGGAGTACATGAGCATGGAGAAGGTGGCGAAGGAAGAGATTGATGAAGATTATAGAGGGGAATATGATATTGGTGAGAGTAGCAGTTCAATGTCAGCTTATCATAGACAGCAGTTTCAACACCAACACCACCAAGATTTGAATGTTACGAGTAGCAGACCCAACAAGTCCTACTTTGAGTGA